One window from the genome of Microcebus murinus isolate Inina chromosome X, M.murinus_Inina_mat1.0, whole genome shotgun sequence encodes:
- the SASH3 gene encoding SAM and SH3 domain-containing protein 3, producing the protein MLRRKPSNASEKEPTQKKKLSLQRSSSFKDFAKSKPSSPVVSEKEFNLDDNIPEDDSGVPTPEDAGKSGKKLGKKWRAVISRTMNRKMGKMMVKALSEEMGDTLEEGSASPTSPDCSLDSPGPEKMALAFSEQEESELPVLSRQASTGSELCSPSSGSGSFGEEPPAPPYTGPFCGRARVHTDFTPSPYDHDSLKLQKGDVILITKKPPVGTWLGLLNGKLGSFKFIYVDVLPDEAVGPARPSRRQSKGKRPKPKTLHELLERIGLEEHTSTLLLNGYQTLEDFKELRETHLNELNITDPQHRAKLLTAAELLLDYDTGSEEAEEGAESSQEPVAHTVSEPKVDIPRDSGCFEGSESGRDEAELASTEEQLHGLSLAGAP; encoded by the exons ATGCTGCGCCGCAAGCCCTCCAACGCCAGCGAGAAGGAGCCTACTCAGAAGAAAAAG CTCTCCCTTCAGCGCTCCAGCAGCTTTAAGGATTTTGCCAAATCCAAACCCAGCTCTCCCGTGGTGAGCGAGAAGGAATTTAACCTGGATGATAAT ATTCCAGAAGACGACTCAGGTGTCCCCACTCCAGAGGATGCTGGGAAGAGTGGCAAAAAGCTAGGGAAGAAGTGGAGGGCAGTGATTTCCCGGACCATGAACAGGAAGATGGGCAAGATGATGGTGAAGGCCTTGTCAGAGGAGATG GGAGATACTCTGGAGGAGGGCTCAGCCTCCCCGACATCTCCAGACTGCAGCCTGGACAGCCCCGGCCCTGAGAAGATGGCGCTGGCCTTTTCAGAGCAGGAGGAGAGTGAACTTCCTGTGCTTAGCCGCCAGGCATCGACGG GCAGTGAGCTCTGCAGCCCTAGCTCAGGCTCTGGCAGCTTCGGGGAGGAACCACCTGCTCCCCCGTACACAGGGCCCTTTTGCGGCCGGGCACGAGTCCACACCGATTTCACTCCCAGCCCCTATGACCACGACTCACTGAAATTGCAG AAAGGAGATGTGATCCTCATCACTAAAAAGCCACCCGTGGGCACATGGCTGGGCCTGCTCAATGGCAAACTGGGCTCTTTCAAATTCATCTACGTGGATGTACTGCCCGATGAGGCTGTGGGCCCTGCCCGCCCCAGCCGCCGACAGAGCAAGGGCAAGAGGCCCAAGCCCAAGACTCTGCATGAGCTGCTGGAACGCATCGGCCTGGAG GAGCACACGTCCACCCTACTGCTCAATGGCTACCAGACGCTGGAGGACTTCAAAGAGCTGCGAGAAACACACCTCAATGAGCTGAACATCACGGACCCCCAGCATCGGGCCAAGCTGCTCACGGCAGCTGAGCTGCTGCTGGACTATGACA CTGGCAGCGAGGAGGCAGAAGAGGGCGCCGAGAGCAGCCAGGAGCCAGTGGCACACACAGTGTCAGAACCCAAAGTGGACATCCCACGCGACTCTGGCTGCTTCGAGGGCTCGGAGAGCGGGCGCGATGAGGCAGAGCTGGCGAGCACTGAGGAGCAGCTGCATGGCCTCTCCCTGGCTGGGGCACCTTGA